A DNA window from Cutaneotrichosporon cavernicola HIS019 DNA, chromosome: 2 contains the following coding sequences:
- a CDS encoding uncharacterized protein (Domain of unknown function (DUF4604)), with translation MPPRREPSRAQISSGLSYVAQKPSFLANFGKPPPSEREPIPTRPDEGEWAEDSDEDEWDKKFGGGEDGPQVVVLKEGRHLSADEVAKERRRAKGERTASPDPETSAVLAKLSAVAKEPITKQGPIHKAKRKLVGEAVEHEEKAEEAGEKKKKKKKKANKQMLSFDEAEGE, from the exons ATGCCACCACGACGCGAACCATCACGCGCCCAGATCTCAAGTGGACTCAGCTACGTTGCGCAAAAaccctccttcctcgccaacttTGGCAAGCCTCCTCCATCGGAACGCGAGCCAATCCCTACCCGCCCAGACGAAGGGGAATGGGCAgaggacagcgacgaggatgagtgGGATAAGAAGTTTGGTGGAGGCGAGGACGGACCGCAAGTCGTTGTGCTTAAGGAGGGAAGGCATTTGAGTGCGGATGAGGTTGCCAAGGAGCGGCGGAGGG ccaagggcgagcgcACAGCATCCCCGGATCCCGAGACATCTGCTGTCCTTGCCAAACTGTCTGCAGTCGCAAAGGAGCCTATAACTAAGCAAGGACCAATACACAAGGCGAAGCGCAaactcgtcggcgaggcaGTTGAACACGAAGAAAAAGCAGAGGAGGCAGGGGaaaagaagaagaagaagaagaagaaggccaacAAGCAGATGCTGAGctttgacgaggcggagggggagtAG